One Solea solea chromosome 5, fSolSol10.1, whole genome shotgun sequence genomic window carries:
- the adma gene encoding adrenomedullin a, producing the protein MKLILQSILCCCLLATVAHCVEVEVNPQLKKRLSIWLERRLRRDLDSVSVEKTAESESFVRAEDIRDNLLPHSSSDNSIRTKRSKNTSNQSRRQGCSLGTCTVHDLAHRLHQLNNKLKTGVAPPIKISPIGYGRKRRSLPQDRVAQREERDGLRPEWRISDSQVHKLTALLKRT; encoded by the exons ATGAAACTGATCCTGCAATCCATCCTCTGTTGCTGCCTTCTGGCAACAGTAGCACACTGTGTGGAGGTCGAAGTGAATCCACAGTTGAAAAAAAG GCTAAGCATATGGCTGGAGCGCAGATTGAGACGGGACCTTGACAGTGTATCAGTAGAGAAGACAGCAGAGTCTGAGAGCTTTGTCAGAGCAGAAGACATCAGGGATAACCTGCTGCCACATTCCAG cAGTGACAACAGTATCCGAACCAAGAggtcaaaaaacacatccaaccaGTCAAGAAGGCAGGGTTGCTCACTAGGCACCTGCACCGTGCACGACCTGGCACACCGCCTGCACCAGCTCAACAACAAGCTCAAGACCGGGGTGGCCCCCCCCATCAAGATCAGCCCGATAGGATACGGCCGGAAACGTCGGTCTCTTCCGCAGGACAGAGTCGCACAGAGGGAAGAGCGAGACGGGCTGAGGCCTGAGTGGAGGATAAGTGACTCACAGGTTCATAAGCTCACTGCTCTCCTCAAACGGACATGA